In the genome of Dichotomicrobium thermohalophilum, one region contains:
- a CDS encoding NADPH:quinone oxidoreductase family protein — protein MKAIVCHAFGEPDDLALEDIAEPEPGDGEVLIRVRAAALNFFDTLMIRGKYQHKPEHPFSPGGEVAGEIERLGPGVTGLEVGQRVMAHVRWNGCREKTVAKASAVVQVPPEVIDEIAAGVTITYGTAMHGLKDRGRIAPGETVAVLGASGGAGLAAVEIAKALRARVIAVASLAEKLAVCQTHGADDLINYSSGDLRDQLKAATGGRGVDIVYDCVGGSQTERALRALAWDGRLLVVGFASGEIPHMPLNLPLLKGCSIVGVMFGRFAELFPETQQENMRQVLQWCANGTLKPHVQEVVPLEETIRALKMIDARQAVGKIVVRP, from the coding sequence ATGAAAGCGATTGTTTGTCATGCTTTCGGAGAACCGGATGATCTGGCGTTGGAGGACATCGCCGAACCGGAGCCGGGCGACGGCGAGGTGCTGATTCGCGTGCGCGCGGCCGCGCTTAATTTCTTCGATACGCTCATGATCCGCGGCAAGTATCAGCACAAGCCGGAGCATCCGTTCTCGCCGGGCGGCGAGGTGGCGGGCGAGATCGAGCGGCTGGGGCCGGGTGTGACCGGGCTGGAGGTCGGGCAGCGGGTGATGGCACATGTGCGCTGGAACGGCTGTCGCGAGAAGACGGTGGCCAAGGCAAGCGCCGTCGTACAGGTGCCGCCGGAGGTCATCGACGAGATCGCCGCAGGCGTCACCATCACTTACGGCACAGCGATGCACGGGCTGAAGGACCGCGGACGCATCGCGCCTGGCGAGACCGTGGCCGTGCTCGGCGCCTCGGGCGGGGCAGGGCTGGCGGCGGTCGAAATCGCCAAGGCGCTTCGCGCCCGGGTCATCGCCGTGGCGTCCTTAGCCGAGAAACTGGCGGTCTGCCAGACACATGGCGCGGACGATCTGATCAATTACAGTTCCGGGGATCTGCGCGATCAACTCAAGGCAGCGACCGGCGGGCGCGGCGTGGATATCGTTTATGACTGCGTTGGCGGCTCTCAGACGGAGCGAGCGCTGCGCGCGCTGGCCTGGGACGGGCGGCTGTTGGTCGTCGGCTTCGCCTCGGGCGAAATCCCCCACATGCCGCTGAACCTCCCTTTGCTCAAAGGCTGTTCGATCGTCGGGGTGATGTTCGGGCGATTCGCCGAGTTGTTCCCGGAGACGCAGCAGGAGAACATGCGCCAGGTTCTCCAGTGGTGCGCGAACGGCACGCTCAAACCGCACGTCCAGGAGGTG
- a CDS encoding RNA methyltransferase, translating into MTTRGYFAIGVERISKSMNLGNLMRSAYGFGASFVFTVNADSRAFEAKSDTSKAAEHLPAYHWTSVEEMQLPRHCRLVGVELLDEAVDLPSFRHPTRAAYVLGPERGSLSDEVLARCDYVVKIPTAFCINVAMAGAIVMYDRVRSLGRFAPRPLTEGGAPPLPDHEHGRPRSRTAGR; encoded by the coding sequence ATGACGACAAGAGGCTATTTCGCCATCGGCGTGGAACGGATTTCCAAGTCGATGAACCTGGGCAATCTGATGCGCTCGGCCTACGGCTTCGGGGCGAGCTTCGTCTTCACCGTCAACGCGGACTCGCGCGCCTTTGAAGCGAAATCCGATACCTCAAAGGCCGCGGAGCACCTGCCGGCCTATCACTGGACCAGCGTGGAGGAGATGCAACTTCCGCGGCACTGCCGGCTGGTGGGCGTGGAACTGCTCGACGAGGCGGTCGATCTGCCCAGCTTCCGCCACCCGACGCGCGCGGCCTACGTCCTCGGTCCCGAGCGCGGTTCTTTGAGCGATGAGGTGCTGGCACGGTGCGATTACGTCGTCAAAATCCCGACCGCCTTTTGCATCAATGTCGCGATGGCCGGCGCGATCGTGATGTATGACCGCGTGCGCAGCCTCGGCCGATTCGCGCCCCGGCCGCTGACCGAAGGCGGCGCGCCACCCCTGCCGGACCATGAACACGGACGCCCGCGCAGCCGCACGGCCGGGCGCTAG
- a CDS encoding invasion associated locus B family protein, translating into MRIVLFSSLLIALMTASAAAQNTTKVAENRDWAVYVHEGEDGNKICFAASEPTDSSPNDPDRSGVYFYVTNWVNDGIKNELSVKNGYEFKEGTQPTVNVGGTEFAMFTRGDNAFLRDPEEEKRLLQLMKAGAKMTVSGETADGNQTTDTYSLFGLTASVNRLNEECP; encoded by the coding sequence ATGAGGATCGTTCTTTTCTCATCGCTGCTGATCGCCCTGATGACCGCTTCGGCGGCGGCGCAAAACACGACGAAGGTCGCCGAAAACCGGGACTGGGCGGTCTACGTGCATGAAGGCGAGGACGGCAACAAGATCTGCTTTGCCGCGAGCGAGCCTACGGACAGCTCTCCCAATGACCCGGACCGCAGCGGCGTCTATTTTTACGTGACCAACTGGGTCAACGACGGCATCAAGAACGAGCTCAGCGTGAAAAACGGCTACGAGTTCAAGGAAGGCACGCAGCCCACGGTCAATGTTGGCGGAACGGAATTCGCCATGTTCACGCGCGGCGACAATGCTTTCCTGCGTGACCCGGAGGAAGAGAAGCGGCTTCTCCAGCTGATGAAGGCAGGCGCAAAGATGACCGTTTCGGGCGAGACCGCGGACGGAAATCAGACCACCGACACCTATTCGCTCTTTGGTCTGACGGCCTCCGTGAATAGATTGAACGAGGAATGCCCGTAA
- the rlmN gene encoding 23S rRNA (adenine(2503)-C(2))-methyltransferase RlmN: MAPSGSVSADAARQAAKAREKPSLIGMSRQEMAAFLGEIGVPERQRRMRVSQLWRWIYTQGVRDFDAMTNISKALRRDLSEAATLERPEIVSEQISSDGTRKWLSRLAATQPGLPGPEVETVYIPDTDRATLCISSQVGCTLNCSFCHTGTQPLVRNLTPGEIVGQIMLARDRLGDWPGLDADNPTGLPEAERMISNIVLMGMGEPLYNFDNVKTAMDIANDGDGLAISKRRITLSTSGVVPMIPRTGHEMGVMLAISLHAVNDELRNELVPLNKKYPIAELLEACRNYPGLANNRRITFEYVMLKNVNDSLDEAKELVRLLAGIPAKINLIPFNPWPGAPYDCSEWDQIERFAAVIQRAGYASPVRTPRGRDIMAACGQLKSESKKVRASELRKRPTA, encoded by the coding sequence ATCGCGCCGTCCGGCTCCGTTTCCGCAGACGCCGCGCGCCAGGCTGCCAAAGCCAGGGAAAAGCCGAGCCTGATCGGCATGAGCCGGCAGGAGATGGCGGCCTTCCTCGGCGAAATCGGCGTGCCCGAGCGGCAGCGGCGCATGCGCGTGAGCCAGCTCTGGCGCTGGATCTACACCCAGGGCGTGCGCGACTTCGACGCGATGACGAACATCTCCAAGGCGCTGCGCCGCGACCTTAGCGAGGCGGCGACGCTGGAGCGCCCGGAGATCGTCTCGGAGCAGATTTCCAGCGACGGCACCCGCAAATGGCTCTCGCGCCTTGCCGCGACCCAGCCCGGCCTGCCGGGTCCGGAGGTCGAAACCGTCTATATCCCCGATACCGACCGGGCGACGCTGTGCATCTCCAGCCAGGTCGGCTGCACGCTCAACTGCAGCTTCTGCCACACCGGCACGCAACCGCTCGTGCGTAACCTGACGCCGGGGGAGATCGTCGGCCAGATCATGCTCGCGCGCGATCGGCTGGGCGACTGGCCGGGCCTTGACGCGGACAACCCGACCGGCCTGCCGGAAGCCGAACGGATGATCAGCAACATCGTGCTGATGGGCATGGGCGAGCCGCTCTACAACTTCGACAATGTCAAGACGGCGATGGATATCGCCAATGATGGCGACGGGCTCGCGATCTCCAAGCGCCGCATCACGCTGTCGACCTCTGGCGTGGTGCCGATGATCCCGCGCACCGGCCACGAGATGGGGGTCATGCTGGCGATCTCGTTGCACGCGGTCAACGACGAGCTGCGCAACGAGCTGGTGCCGCTCAACAAGAAATACCCAATCGCCGAGCTGCTGGAAGCCTGCCGCAATTATCCGGGGCTGGCGAACAACCGCCGCATCACATTTGAATACGTGATGCTCAAGAACGTGAACGATTCGCTCGATGAGGCGAAGGAACTCGTTCGGCTGCTGGCCGGCATCCCGGCGAAGATCAACCTGATCCCGTTCAACCCCTGGCCGGGCGCCCCCTACGACTGCTCCGAGTGGGACCAGATCGAACGCTTCGCGGCGGTCATCCAGCGCGCGGGCTACGCTTCTCCGGTGCGCACACCGCGCGGTCGCGATATCATGGCCGCCTGCGGTCAACTCAAATCCGAAAGCAAGAAAGTCCGCGCCAGCGAGCTGCGCAAGCGCCCGACGGCGTGA
- a CDS encoding O-acetylhomoserine aminocarboxypropyltransferase, with amino-acid sequence MSDQEQRGFETRAIHAGTQPDPATGARVTPIYQTTSYVFENAEHAAALFGLQQFGNIYTRIMNPTQDALEQRVASLEGGTAALAVASGHAAQLITMHTLLEPGDEFIAARQLYGGSINQFGHAFKKFDWNVVWADADDPSSFERALSDKTRAIFIESIANPGGVVVDIPAIAAIARRAGVPLIVDNTMATPYLCRPKEHGADIVVHSLTKFLGGHGNSIGGVIVDCGTFDWKGSGRYPSITQPNPSYNGIVMADAFGDMAFAIACRTLGLRDLGPAISPFNAFLILTGIETLHLRMQRHCDNALEVARWLESRPEVAWVSYAGLENSRYHGLMQRICPNGAGAVFTFGLKGGYDAGVALVSGVKIFSHLANIGDTRSLIIHPASTTHSQLTPEQRTQAGAADDVVRLSIGLESVDDIIADLEQALTG; translated from the coding sequence ATGTCAGATCAGGAACAACGCGGTTTCGAGACCCGCGCGATTCATGCCGGAACCCAGCCCGACCCGGCCACCGGCGCGCGCGTCACGCCGATCTACCAGACCACCTCCTATGTCTTCGAGAACGCCGAGCACGCCGCCGCGCTATTCGGCCTCCAGCAGTTCGGCAATATCTACACCCGCATCATGAACCCGACGCAGGACGCGCTGGAGCAGCGGGTGGCCTCGCTGGAGGGCGGCACGGCGGCGCTGGCGGTCGCCTCCGGGCACGCGGCGCAGCTTATCACCATGCACACGCTGCTGGAGCCAGGCGACGAGTTTATCGCCGCGCGCCAGCTCTACGGCGGCTCGATCAACCAGTTCGGCCATGCCTTCAAGAAATTCGACTGGAACGTTGTCTGGGCCGACGCTGACGACCCGTCCAGCTTCGAGCGCGCGCTGAGCGACAAGACCCGCGCCATCTTTATCGAATCAATCGCCAATCCGGGCGGCGTTGTGGTGGACATCCCGGCCATCGCCGCGATCGCGCGCCGCGCCGGCGTCCCGCTCATCGTCGATAACACGATGGCAACGCCTTATCTCTGCCGGCCGAAGGAGCACGGCGCGGATATCGTCGTGCATTCGCTGACCAAGTTTCTCGGCGGCCATGGCAACTCGATTGGCGGCGTGATCGTCGATTGCGGCACCTTCGACTGGAAAGGCTCGGGTCGCTATCCCTCGATCACCCAGCCCAACCCGAGCTACAATGGCATCGTGATGGCCGATGCTTTTGGCGACATGGCCTTCGCCATCGCCTGCCGGACACTCGGGCTGCGCGACCTCGGGCCGGCGATCTCACCGTTTAACGCGTTCCTGATCCTGACCGGCATCGAGACGCTGCACTTGCGCATGCAGCGACATTGCGACAACGCCCTGGAGGTCGCACGCTGGCTCGAGTCACGCCCCGAGGTCGCTTGGGTGTCTTATGCCGGTCTGGAGAACAGTCGCTACCACGGCCTGATGCAGCGGATCTGCCCCAACGGCGCGGGCGCGGTCTTCACCTTCGGCCTGAAAGGCGGATACGATGCGGGCGTGGCGCTCGTCTCCGGGGTCAAGATATTCTCTCACCTGGCGAATATCGGCGACACGCGCAGTCTGATCATCCACCCGGCCTCAACCACGCACAGTCAGCTCACGCCGGAACAGCGCACGCAGGCCGGGGCAGCGGATGACGTGGTGCGGCTGTCAATCGGGCTCGAGTCGGTGGATGACATCATTGCTGACCTGGAACAGGCGCTGACCGGCTAA
- the efp gene encoding elongation factor P, which translates to MKINGNEIRPGNVIEHKGGLWAAVKIQHVKPGKGPAYAQVELKNLLDGTKLNERFRSSETVERVRLEQRDFQYLYEEGDMLVFMDMETFEQIEIPADFVGERKAFLQEGMQVTVEMHEGRPIGVTLPDQVTVEVAEAEPVVKGQTASSSYKPAVLENGVRVMVPPFVSSGEKIVVDTSDLSYVRRAD; encoded by the coding sequence ATGAAGATCAACGGAAACGAAATTCGCCCCGGCAATGTCATCGAGCACAAGGGCGGCCTCTGGGCGGCGGTGAAGATCCAGCACGTCAAGCCTGGCAAGGGCCCGGCCTATGCGCAGGTCGAGCTCAAGAATCTCCTCGACGGGACGAAGCTTAACGAGCGATTCCGCTCCTCCGAAACCGTCGAGCGCGTCCGTCTGGAGCAGAGGGATTTCCAGTACCTCTATGAGGAAGGCGACATGCTTGTCTTCATGGACATGGAGACCTTCGAGCAGATCGAAATTCCCGCAGACTTCGTCGGCGAGCGCAAGGCTTTCCTCCAGGAAGGCATGCAGGTGACGGTCGAGATGCACGAGGGGCGCCCGATCGGCGTCACGCTCCCGGACCAGGTCACGGTGGAGGTGGCGGAGGCCGAGCCGGTCGTGAAAGGCCAGACGGCTTCGTCGTCCTACAAGCCGGCGGTTCTGGAAAACGGCGTGCGCGTGATGGTGCCGCCCTTCGTGAGTTCCGGCGAGAAGATCGTCGTGGACACCAGCGACCTGAGCTATGTACGCCGCGCCGACTGA
- a CDS encoding VOC family protein, with product MKQRLSVITLGVADPDRAVTFYEALGWQRIEHGGGTQAPKIFRVGAGLLLALYDWTLLAGDATLPNKGDGFRGITLAQCLASPGEVDTAMAAAEAAGASILKPAAPTFWGGYSGYFADPDGHVWEIAHNPFWFDADGNVIADQAQS from the coding sequence GTGAAGCAGCGCCTGAGCGTAATTACGCTGGGCGTGGCCGATCCTGACCGGGCGGTTACGTTTTACGAGGCGCTCGGCTGGCAGCGCATCGAGCACGGCGGCGGCACGCAGGCGCCAAAGATCTTCAGGGTCGGCGCAGGGCTGCTTCTCGCGCTCTACGACTGGACGCTGCTGGCTGGGGACGCCACGTTACCGAACAAGGGTGACGGCTTTCGCGGGATCACGCTGGCGCAGTGCCTTGCGAGCCCCGGCGAAGTCGACACCGCGATGGCGGCCGCCGAAGCCGCGGGTGCGAGCATCCTCAAGCCTGCGGCCCCGACCTTCTGGGGCGGTTACAGCGGCTATTTCGCCGACCCGGACGGGCATGTCTGGGAAATCGCCCACAACCCGTTCTGGTTCGACGCCGACGGCAACGTCATCGCCGACCAGGCGCAGTCCTAG
- a CDS encoding inositol monophosphatase family protein, protein MPASALMNVMISAARKAGRGLARDFGEVENLQVSKKGPANFVTAADMRAEKILFEELSRAREGYCFLMEERGRVEGPDRTHTWIVDPLDGTTNFMHGIPLFAISIALEREGQLVAGLIYNPVTGDTYTAERGKGAFLNDRRIRVAARARLRESVITTGIPHHGKQGHERYLAELEAVMPQVAGIRRTGSAATDLAWIASGRFDGYWERGISAWDMAAGIVLVREAGGFVSDADGGQEMLTTGSIVAGNEAIQRDLVKLVSRRPTRP, encoded by the coding sequence ATGCCGGCATCTGCCTTGATGAACGTGATGATCAGCGCCGCCCGCAAGGCCGGGCGCGGACTCGCGCGCGACTTTGGCGAGGTCGAAAACCTGCAGGTCTCGAAGAAGGGTCCGGCGAATTTCGTCACGGCCGCCGATATGCGCGCGGAGAAAATCCTGTTCGAGGAGTTGTCCCGCGCACGCGAAGGCTACTGCTTCCTGATGGAAGAACGCGGCCGCGTCGAAGGGCCGGACAGGACGCACACCTGGATCGTCGATCCGCTCGACGGGACCACGAACTTCATGCACGGAATACCGCTGTTTGCCATCTCGATCGCACTGGAGCGGGAGGGTCAGCTCGTCGCCGGGCTGATCTATAATCCGGTCACGGGCGACACCTACACCGCCGAACGAGGCAAGGGCGCGTTCCTGAATGACCGGCGCATCCGGGTGGCTGCGCGCGCGCGCCTGCGCGAGAGCGTAATCACGACGGGAATCCCCCATCATGGCAAGCAGGGACACGAGCGCTACCTTGCCGAACTCGAGGCGGTGATGCCTCAAGTCGCCGGTATCCGCCGCACTGGCTCGGCGGCCACCGACCTCGCCTGGATCGCATCCGGGCGCTTCGACGGCTACTGGGAGCGCGGCATCTCCGCCTGGGACATGGCCGCCGGCATCGTACTGGTGCGTGAGGCTGGCGGTTTTGTCTCGGACGCGGACGGCGGACAGGAGATGCTGACGACGGGCAGCATTGTCGCCGGCAACGAGGCCATCCAGCGCGATCTGGTCAAGCTCGTCAGCCGCCGGCCGACTCGTCCGTAG
- a CDS encoding flagellar motor protein MotA: MAKTGFETTLSRPQVFVWRMFLFIVLSGFVAALLYEDIVNAFMANPALNGLILGVLLLGIIYALQQVLRLYPEIRWVNSFRISDPGLATERPPVMLAPMATMFSRRQGQAQVSPVVMRSILDSIGSRLDESRETTRYLVGLLIFLGLLGTFWGLLQTIQSVGTTISSLNTTTTETALIFEELKSGLQAPLSGMGTAFSSSLFGLAGSLILGFLDLQASQAQNRFYNELEEWLSGITEMAPEGSPAGAMQGTPAQLRFAMLDMQRSITDLGEKIENSGVGGGGNSETTEAIRELSDGIDRMVKQMRAEQKIVREWVDEQAQQQSELAAVLREQNQLAGALRDIAARAPRRER; the protein is encoded by the coding sequence ATGGCGAAAACGGGGTTTGAGACCACTCTCTCGCGTCCGCAGGTATTTGTCTGGCGCATGTTCCTGTTCATCGTCCTGTCAGGCTTCGTCGCCGCCTTGCTGTACGAGGACATCGTCAACGCCTTTATGGCAAACCCGGCGCTGAATGGCCTGATCCTCGGCGTTCTTCTGCTCGGCATCATATATGCGCTTCAGCAGGTGCTGCGGCTGTACCCGGAAATCCGTTGGGTCAACAGTTTCCGCATCTCCGACCCGGGTCTGGCGACCGAGCGGCCACCGGTCATGCTCGCACCGATGGCGACAATGTTCAGCCGCCGACAGGGACAGGCGCAGGTTTCGCCGGTGGTGATGCGCTCCATCCTCGATTCGATCGGCTCGCGCCTGGACGAGTCGCGGGAAACGACGCGCTATCTCGTGGGCCTTCTGATCTTTCTCGGCCTGCTCGGGACGTTTTGGGGACTGCTGCAGACGATCCAGTCGGTCGGCACGACGATCTCGTCGCTGAATACGACGACGACGGAAACCGCGCTGATCTTTGAGGAACTGAAATCCGGCTTGCAGGCACCGCTTAGCGGCATGGGCACGGCGTTTTCCTCCTCGCTGTTCGGTCTGGCCGGCTCGCTGATCCTCGGCTTTCTCGATCTTCAGGCCTCGCAGGCGCAAAACCGCTTTTACAACGAACTGGAGGAGTGGCTGTCGGGGATCACGGAGATGGCGCCGGAAGGCAGTCCTGCGGGCGCAATGCAGGGCACGCCGGCGCAGTTGCGCTTCGCCATGCTCGACATGCAGCGCAGTATCACGGATCTCGGCGAGAAAATCGAAAACAGCGGCGTCGGCGGGGGCGGCAATTCGGAGACCACGGAGGCGATCCGGGAACTGTCGGACGGTATCGACCGGATGGTCAAGCAGATGCGCGCGGAGCAGAAGATCGTGCGCGAATGGGTCGATGAACAGGCGCAGCAGCAGTCCGAACTGGCCGCGGTGCTGCGCGAACAGAACCAGCTTGCGGGCGCCCTGCGCGACATCGCTGCGCGCGCCCCGCGTCGGGAGCGTTAA
- a CDS encoding peptidoglycan -binding protein, whose protein sequence is MPRGRTGRRIGGDYWPGFVDAMATLLLVMTFLLSLFMLAQYFVSQEASSKDTALQRLNAQIAELTEMLALERSEKRSLEEELAALSASLNQAREERDQLRTRLSQAGARGESAEERMAALREELEAEQEVSARALAKVELLNQQLAALRRQIAELSSALEAAEEREEEAKAKIANLGRRLNAALARRVQELSRYRSDFFGRLREVLGDREDIEIVGDRFVFQAGVFFDTGSAEINPAGEQELIKLAAILNQLEGEIPDEINWVLRVDGHTDKRPITTPEFPSNWELSAQRAVNVVKFLIDKGVPADRLVAAGFGEFQPLAEGESEEALRRNRRIELKLTRK, encoded by the coding sequence ATGCCACGCGGGCGCACAGGCCGGCGCATCGGCGGCGATTACTGGCCAGGCTTCGTGGACGCCATGGCCACGCTGCTGCTGGTCATGACGTTCCTGCTATCGCTGTTCATGCTGGCGCAGTATTTCGTCTCGCAGGAAGCCAGCAGCAAGGACACAGCGCTGCAGCGCCTCAACGCTCAGATCGCCGAACTGACGGAGATGCTGGCGCTTGAGCGCTCGGAGAAACGCTCACTGGAGGAGGAGCTGGCCGCCCTTAGCGCCTCACTCAACCAGGCGCGCGAGGAGCGCGACCAGTTGCGCACGCGGCTTAGCCAGGCCGGCGCGCGTGGGGAAAGCGCGGAAGAGCGGATGGCCGCCCTGCGCGAAGAGTTGGAAGCCGAGCAGGAGGTGTCCGCGCGCGCCCTGGCGAAGGTCGAGCTTCTGAACCAGCAGCTTGCCGCGCTGCGCCGACAGATTGCCGAGTTGTCATCCGCGCTGGAAGCCGCCGAAGAGCGCGAGGAGGAGGCCAAGGCAAAAATCGCCAATCTCGGTCGCCGGCTGAACGCCGCGCTGGCGCGACGGGTGCAGGAACTGTCGCGCTATCGTTCCGACTTTTTCGGGCGTCTGCGCGAGGTGCTCGGTGACCGCGAGGACATCGAGATCGTCGGCGACCGCTTCGTGTTCCAGGCCGGCGTATTCTTCGACACCGGCTCTGCGGAGATTAACCCCGCCGGCGAGCAGGAACTCATCAAGCTGGCGGCGATCCTGAACCAGCTCGAAGGCGAGATCCCGGATGAGATCAACTGGGTTCTGCGCGTCGATGGCCACACCGACAAGCGCCCGATCACGACGCCGGAGTTCCCGTCGAACTGGGAGCTTTCCGCCCAGCGCGCGGTCAACGTGGTGAAATTCCTGATCGACAAGGGCGTGCCGGCCGACCGGCTGGTGGCTGCGGGCTTCGGGGAGTTTCAGCCATTGGCGGAAGGCGAAAGCGAGGAGGCGCTGCGCCGGAACCGCCGGATCGAGTTGAAGCTGACGCGGAAATAG
- a CDS encoding zinc-dependent alcohol dehydrogenase, with product MKALVYTGPETLAYREVPDPEPGGDALIEIAHVGICGSDLHAYAGHDERRPAPLILGHEAAGRVIAGPGAGTRVTINPLVTCGACEACRAGRDNLCPDRQIISMPPREGAFAERVVMPGRNLVPIPDHVPTEKAALTEPLACGWHAVRLAEAALDRPVAAARCQVIGAGAIGLGAALVLAAWGAREITVVEANPARREVGAAAGDFRVVAPEGAEGDVDLVIDGVGIEATRKAASAAVRPGGVIMHIGLGSGAGGLDIRRMTLQEITFIGTYTYAADDFRDTAAAIFDGRLGALDWPVMRPLSEGAQAFADLKAGRVAAPKVILVP from the coding sequence ATGAAGGCGCTTGTCTACACCGGCCCGGAGACGCTGGCGTATCGGGAGGTGCCCGACCCCGAGCCGGGCGGCGATGCGCTGATCGAGATCGCACATGTCGGCATCTGCGGCTCGGACCTGCATGCTTATGCCGGGCATGACGAGCGCCGGCCCGCGCCGCTCATCCTCGGGCACGAAGCGGCGGGCCGGGTGATCGCGGGGCCGGGCGCGGGCACGCGGGTGACGATCAATCCCCTGGTTACCTGCGGCGCGTGCGAAGCCTGCCGCGCGGGACGAGACAACCTTTGTCCGGACCGCCAGATCATCTCCATGCCGCCGCGCGAGGGCGCGTTCGCCGAGCGGGTGGTCATGCCAGGACGCAACCTTGTCCCCATTCCCGACCACGTGCCGACCGAAAAGGCCGCGTTGACCGAGCCGCTGGCCTGCGGCTGGCACGCGGTGCGTCTTGCCGAAGCGGCGCTTGACCGGCCCGTGGCCGCGGCTCGGTGTCAGGTGATCGGAGCCGGCGCGATCGGGCTTGGCGCGGCGCTGGTGCTGGCCGCTTGGGGGGCGCGCGAGATCACGGTCGTCGAGGCGAACCCGGCGCGGCGCGAGGTGGGGGCTGCGGCGGGGGATTTCCGCGTCGTCGCACCAGAAGGGGCAGAAGGGGATGTCGATCTCGTCATCGACGGCGTCGGGATCGAGGCCACTCGCAAGGCAGCCAGCGCTGCCGTGCGGCCCGGCGGCGTCATCATGCATATCGGCCTCGGTTCCGGCGCTGGCGGCCTCGACATCCGCCGGATGACGCTGCAGGAGATCACCTTCATCGGGACCTACACCTACGCCGCGGACGACTTTCGCGACACGGCGGCGGCCATCTTCGACGGGCGGCTCGGCGCGCTCGACTGGCCGGTTATGCGCCCGCTGAGCGAGGGCGCGCAGGCCTTTGCCGACCTCAAGGCGGGGCGCGTGGCCGCGCCGAAGGTTATCCTCGTGCCGTAG
- a CDS encoding SDR family NAD(P)-dependent oxidoreductase, translated as MSLTPDFSVAGRVACVTGASSGLGATIAQALAEGGAQVVGVARRAGEIAAWAATGGEVTPISADLADLDAIPDVARRVAEPYGPPEILVNGAGINTREPADEVTRDGWQKTMDLNLSSPFFLAQALVPAMKQKGWGRIINFASLQTVRAFPGGIAYGASKAGVGQLTRAMAEAWSGHGITVNALAPGFFPTALTGPVFSDPERAAQAAERTCIGRNGLPADLVGPALFLCSPASDYVTGQILFVDGGYTAK; from the coding sequence ATGAGTCTGACGCCGGACTTCTCCGTCGCAGGGCGTGTCGCCTGCGTCACCGGGGCTAGCTCAGGTCTGGGCGCGACCATTGCGCAGGCGCTGGCCGAGGGCGGCGCGCAGGTCGTCGGCGTCGCGCGTCGCGCAGGCGAGATCGCCGCCTGGGCCGCGACGGGCGGAGAGGTGACGCCGATCAGCGCCGATCTGGCCGATCTGGATGCGATCCCCGACGTCGCGCGGCGCGTGGCAGAGCCTTACGGCCCGCCGGAAATCCTCGTGAATGGCGCCGGCATCAATACGCGCGAGCCGGCGGACGAGGTCACGCGCGACGGTTGGCAGAAGACGATGGACCTGAACCTGTCCAGCCCGTTCTTCCTCGCGCAGGCGCTGGTCCCGGCCATGAAGCAGAAAGGCTGGGGCCGCATTATCAACTTCGCCTCGCTACAGACCGTGCGCGCCTTTCCCGGTGGCATCGCTTACGGCGCGTCGAAGGCCGGCGTCGGCCAGCTCACCCGCGCGATGGCCGAGGCGTGGTCGGGCCACGGGATCACGGTGAACGCGCTTGCGCCCGGCTTTTTCCCGACCGCGCTTACCGGCCCCGTGTTCAGCGACCCCGAACGGGCGGCCCAAGCCGCAGAGCGCACCTGTATCGGCCGCAATGGCCTGCCCGCCGATCTTGTGGGACCGGCGCTGTTCCTGTGCTCGCCGGCAAGCGACTACGTCACCGGACAAATCCTGTTCGTCGACGGGGGCTACACTGCGAAATGA